A stretch of DNA from Cryptomeria japonica chromosome 4, Sugi_1.0, whole genome shotgun sequence:
ttattttattatctacCTTGCTCCGCCTTATTTTGGTGGCCTCGTCTAAGTATCTCCTATTATTTCTTCATCTAGGGTTTCGTTTTCAAACTTTTGCAACTTCTCTCTTTTATCCTTTGGCAGGAACACCTTTAGTTCTTTTGGATAACAAATCTCAGTTGAAACTCTTATGTTAGTGGCTTCCTCGTTTCTTTTTCTGCTGTTTATTTGGACTTGAATTTAGGACCATTTATTTGTTGATGGAGTGCTCTATCAATTGAGCTACTGATTCATTTTGGTTAGTCCATTGTCAGTCTTTCCAGCACCCTACCATTAGCCACACTACAGGTGCTTGGGACTTTTAGCTTGTCTCTAATACTACATGTTGAGTTTCTGTTCATTTGCACTAGTTACGATTCAAACCTAGAACCATCCATTTGTTTCTGGAGTGCTCTACCGACTGAGCTACTACCCCCTCTTGACCAGCCCATCATTGATCGAATGTAACTTATTTTCAACACGAAGTCCAACATTTCTCTTGCTTATTTTGGCATCTTGCTTATTTTAGTGGTTGGGAAAACACTCCTTAGAACTACGATCTACTATCACATCTTCATCTTCATTGTGATCCTTCTTTTCATTTCTTTCAGTGGGTTATTTCCAAACCCAAAAATTAGATGTTTCGAACTCTGTGGTTtgtcatctttctttttctttttcttcttttaatttATGATTTGTATTTATTTCTTCTCTTGTTTAGAGGACTACAAAACTCAATTGAACGCATAATCAGATGATAATGAATGCTATATAATTATCTCATTATATAGAGGTTTTAGATACATAGATATACTATTGTATATAAAAATTAACAAtttattaaaaattagaaaataacagcTTTCTAATAATAATATGTGATATAAAAGTCATTGTAGTCAAAGGATTGTACTTAAATTGATTAAACACAATTCTTGAAAATGGTTGTATGTGATATAAAAGCTTTGGGTAACAAATACATCAGGTGACTGTAATGGATTGGATCCCCTGTACGTATGTGAAATGATACCTTTCATTTTTAGTATTAATGAACACACTCTTGAAAATAGCTGGATTTCTCAATCCAACTAATATTTCTTACATCACAGATGTTTCTTTTACTCCTAAATTTTTGGGTATGCATATTTGTAGATGGTGGTTTCGTTGCTGAATATACGGGGCATAGACAAGGAAGCTTTCAACAAGGCAGGACTAACAGCCCTGGACATTGTAAGAGAAAACACAGAGTACCATGAAAGTTACCGGATGATTGCACTACTGGCAAATTATCCTCCCAAGAGCAAACCCTTCCTGTACAGCGCTCCAAAGGTAAGTGCCAAAAAATACAAGAAAGCCATTGACATGGTCAATAACACATTTGATGGCAGGCGCAACACAGAATTAGTGGTAGCAGTGTTGTTGGCCACAATGTCCTTTACGGCGGTCTTCACCATTCCAGGAGGTTTCAAGACGGAGATACAGAAAGAGAATGGAGAGACAGATAAAATGTTAGGCCTGCCAATTCTGATTGGAATCGAATCCTTCAAGCTGTTTCTCATTTTCGATTGCCTGGCCTTTTTTGTGTCTCTATTTGTGGTGCTCGTGTGGCAGATGAGCACACCTCTTACCACGGGAGATAAGGTATTGTTCCTAATTATCACTAACTTGTTGGTTTGCGCCTCCTTTGCCTTCACAGCCTATGGTTTCATGGCTGCTGTCTATACCATGCTTGCCCATAAACACCAAAAGCTTGCTTGGGTTCTGTTTTGGGCATGCACCATCATCTGCTGCACTGGTAATATCGTTTTTTTCTATTTGGCTGCAATGTTTTCTGTAAAGCTGGCCAGATTCAACTTCTTGCGCGGTGTACATCCTTTCCTTCGTGATCGTCTGTTGGAGTTTGTGTGGCTCAAATTGGAAAGTATTGGAGCTTTAGACTGCATCCGCTCGTGCAAAATCAGATATATTAATTGGCTTTATGGCTATACGCTCATGGAAGAAGGAAAAGTGGAGAGTCAATCAACAGAGCTGGTAAGTGGAGTCAGATCCGGTAAAGAGGGGAATCAATCTACTGGTTGTTTATCGATGAGCTCTAGTAAAAGCATGAGATCTTGTAAAGAGGGGAAAATCGAAAATTTATGAGATTTACTGTTTGAGTTGGTTTAGTGGTGGAGATTTTGTATTTTTCGAAGGGAGGTTTCATAAGTTCAAATCTCACAAGCAAGTAAGGTATTTATGCCTTGTTTGTAGTGCAATTGGTGCCTCCTATATTACTCTAACCTATCTTAGACCCATATACAGATTGCTGGCGCCTTGTATAAAAGACCTTTTCCTTTTAAACAATGTATGATTATTTAAAAATTTTAAGTTAGAAATGTTTAGATATGACATTTACAtcaaattattatattaattataagtTAATGAAAGTTTATAAGAATTTCAAGTTATAGAATTCTTCATAGAAATATAAGTGAAAATGCAATAATGTAGATTCTTATTTTTGCATGGTTCTATTTATATTGAAGCATTTCTTCTAAATTATATATGTGTTTATTATTTCAAGATTCTACAGATTGTGGTATATGCAAACTATTTGAAAGTTCAATTATTTACAATGATATTTATTGGTTTTGTTATGGAACTACACTAATCATACTTTTAGTAATTTGTTATTATTACTGACACTTTTGTTAATCAAAATTTTTACTCTAGAATGTTTGCTTGTGTTCTTATGTCTCACCCAAAAATCTGCATGTTTCCTTAAAAAAATGTATTAATAAAGTGATCTTTTTGGCTTGACCATTGGATCTACCTTCTAGTATCCCaatatgtgaaaagcaaaaataagaataaaagatggAATAAACCTAGTTCAATAAAGGTAAATTTATCAAACATAAAAAGTGGTGGTATGTTAATGTCTAAAGGAGTTGTGCTCTAAAGGTTTGATTATCCGACTAAGCCATTGAAAGTGATAAATCTAGATTCTATACGAGTAAtgtattcatattcttgaaatgtGTCATCTAAATATAATTTTATTGGGAATAGAGAAATTTATTATCTTGATAACTTAACTGTGCCAATAATTTTTTCAATCAACATTTTAAATAGATATAAATTTATTTTCTAGTAACATTTCATTAACAACATTTTATTTGGTAATGAACCATAAGATTGTATCTTCAGTCCCTGTAATTTAAGCCCTAATTGCAAACTGCATCTGCCACTGAGTTTCGTTCTTGGTATATGTTAAATTTTGAATTGACTGAAACTCCTTAGCAAACATTTGCTATCTTCCAGAATGTCCTAGGGTAGGATTCCCCATTTAAGCTTTGATGATAAATTTGGAGTCGtcttcaatttcaattttagtATGTTCCCATTTAAGCTTTGGATTATAAGTTTTGAGTCTCCTTCCATTTCAATTTTAGTATGTTCTCTAATTTTTAGTCTTTTGATACTCCACGAGACTATCTTAGCTTTTCCAACATTATTGGAAATCCTAGCAAGACTAGCAAAGACCACCCCAGCAGCAAACTTCTGTTATTCAAAATTATTTCCAAATTCAATGCCAAGACTAACATTGCTTTTCCAACATCATTGGAAGCCCTACCAAGGCTTTTGAAAGACCCCCCAGGAACCCTCTGTTATTCTACTTTAATTCCTATTTTTTCATTACAATGAAGTCGTCCATAATTCTTTTAAGATCACCATCTATCTCCTTCATCCCATGTGGCCAAAATTGCTATGGCATTTTGCTGTTAATTGGGTAACTTAAAACACTGTATAATGTAAATGGAATTTATGGTCGGCTACCATTTCCATGCAAGTACTTCGATTCTTTTCTTCTGTGATTTCTCATG
This window harbors:
- the LOC131855975 gene encoding ankyrin repeat-containing protein ITN1-like isoform X1 — its product is MKEPLESGDTPLHEKPQSINEADQKPEITTNYPTSMKEPLESGDTPLHVAARTKNFHMVVSLLNIRGIDKEAFNKAGLTALDIVRENTEYHESYRMIALLANYPPKSKPFLYSAPKVSAKKYKKAIDMVNNTFDGRRNTELVVAVLLATMSFTAVFTIPGGFKTEIQKENGETDKMLGLPILIGIESFKLFLIFDCLAFFVSLFVVLVWQMSTPLTTGDKVLFLIITNLLVCASFAFTAYGFMAAVYTMLAHKHQKLAWVLFWACTIICCTGNIVFFYLAAMFSVKLARFNFLRGVHPFLRDRLLEFVWLKLESIGALDCIRSCKIRYINWLYGYTLMEEGKVESQSTELVSGVRSGKEGNQSTGCLSMSSSKSMRSCKEGKIENL
- the LOC131855975 gene encoding ankyrin repeat-containing protein At5g02620-like isoform X2, which encodes MKEPLESGDTPLHEKPQSINEADQKPEITTNYPTSMKEPLESGDTPLHVAARTKNFHMVVSLLNIRGIDKEAFNKAGLTALDIVRENTEYHESYRMIALLANYPPKSKPFLYSAPKVSAKKYKKAIDMVNNTFDGRRNTELVVAVLLATMSFTAVFTIPGGFKTEIQKENGETDKMLGLPILIGIESFKLFLIFDCLAFFVSLFVVLVWQMSTPLTTGDKLARFNFLRGVHPFLRDRLLEFVWLKLESIGALDCIRSCKIRYINWLYGYTLMEEGKVESQSTELVSGVRSGKEGNQSTGCLSMSSSKSMRSCKEGKIENL